A single window of Ficedula albicollis isolate OC2 chromosome 8, FicAlb1.5, whole genome shotgun sequence DNA harbors:
- the INSL5 gene encoding insulin-like peptide INSL5, giving the protein MRGTVLALGCLLLLLLAQQGEGEGNKVRLCGRDFIRAVVFTCGGSRWKRQLSEQQELRESENPQHFPHEDEGDADFSSQPELRLGIHSKEPQDVKPEQDLQNSSKVSVLNKREAADLLATSCCNVGCSRREISSLC; this is encoded by the exons ATGAGGGGCACggtgctggcactgggctgcctgctcctcctgctgctggcacagcaaggggagggggaaggcaACAAGGTGAGGCTCTGCGGGAGAGATTTCATCAGAGCCGTGGTGTTCACCTGCGGCGGCTCCCGCTGGAAAAGGCAGCTCAGcgagcagcaggagctgcggG AGAGTGAAAACCCCCAGCATTTCCCACACGAGGACGAGGGTGACGCCGACTTCTCatcacagccagagctgaggctgGGGATCCACAGCAAAGAACCCCAGGACGTCAAACCCGAGCAAGActtgcagaacagcagcaaagttTCTGTGCTAAACAAGCGTGAGGCAGCTGAtctgctggccacatcctgctgcaacgtgggctgcagcaggagagagatcagctccctgtgctga